A region of Acidobacteriota bacterium DNA encodes the following proteins:
- a CDS encoding ABC transporter ATP-binding protein, with translation MPLIHTRDLWKSYPMGTETVHALRGVSLDIERGEFVAIMGPSGSGKSTLMNLIGCLDTPTKGHYALNDRDVSRMNDDELARIRNQEIGFVFQTFNLMPRATALHNVELPLIYGGVPAARRHQRAVAAMEMVELEERMNHRPNELSGGQRQRVAIARALVNEPSILLADEPTGNLDSKTGIEIMAIFEGLHRAGNTIVLITHEAEVANHAHRVIQILDGVIHSDGPGVGLGAQPAPALPPAPPDTRVAPRVLSPGG, from the coding sequence ATGCCGTTGATCCACACGCGCGACCTCTGGAAGAGCTACCCGATGGGAACCGAAACGGTCCACGCTCTGCGTGGCGTTTCGCTTGACATCGAGCGTGGCGAATTCGTCGCGATCATGGGACCGTCGGGTTCCGGCAAGTCGACCCTCATGAACCTGATCGGCTGTCTCGATACGCCGACGAAGGGGCACTACGCCCTGAACGACAGGGATGTCAGCCGGATGAACGACGACGAGTTGGCGCGGATCCGGAATCAGGAGATCGGCTTCGTCTTCCAGACCTTCAACCTGATGCCGCGCGCGACCGCCCTGCACAACGTCGAGCTGCCGTTGATCTACGGCGGTGTTCCAGCGGCTCGGCGGCACCAGCGGGCGGTCGCGGCGATGGAGATGGTGGAACTGGAAGAACGGATGAACCACCGGCCGAACGAACTCTCGGGCGGCCAGCGGCAGCGGGTCGCGATTGCGCGCGCGCTGGTGAACGAGCCGTCCATCCTGCTGGCGGACGAACCGACCGGGAATCTGGACTCGAAGACCGGTATCGAGATCATGGCGATCTTCGAAGGGCTGCACCGTGCGGGCAACACGATTGTGTTGATCACGCACGAGGCGGAGGTGGCGAACCACGCGCACCGCGTGATTCAGATTCTGGACGGCGTTATCCACTCCGACGGACCTGGCGTCGGCCTCGGCGCACAGCCCGCCCCGGCGTTACCGCCCGCCCCCCCCGACACCCGCGTGGCCCCCAGGGTGCTCTCGCCGGGTGGGG